The Anguilla anguilla isolate fAngAng1 chromosome 2, fAngAng1.pri, whole genome shotgun sequence genome contains the following window.
TACCGTGGAAGCCAAAACCATGAGCAGGATTCATTTACGATTAATTGTGCAGCCCTGGCCCAAACAGACTTTGGCACCCTGATAAGGCCGACTAGCCAAAGCGCTGAACAGTGTAAACCCTGCCACCGCGTTTGTGCGAAGTGGTTAAATGGCTTGTGCGGCTAACGGCGCTCGTCATGCTGAACGGGGTTGTGAACTCACCGCTAGGTCCGTCAGGTAGCGCACCAGCCGAGCACGGTATTCCTCATTCAGCTCCTTCACCTGCATCTGCAACCTGGAgttctccacctccacctccttcaGCTGGCTCTTTGAGCTGAGCAGAGCctgcagcacaaacaaacatgcaaacacgtGTTGACAACGTGCGTttttacacgcacacaaaaggtatgcatccacacacaaacatatgtgcacatacatcCAATGCATGCTTGGTTTTTTCAATTCTACAGAATGAATTATATTGTAGCTGCTAcgttacaaaacattttaagcgATGTACCCAAaacaggcagccattttaaggATATCTATATCCTCGAGAGGAGGACCCACTAAGCTAATGTGAAGGACACAGAGGTATACTCACTGCAGACTGCTCTGCCAGTTTGTGTTGGGTGCTGCGGATGGCTCTCTTGTTCTCCTGTTGCTCCTTGCCCATTGCCACCCTGGGAGACCACATTAACACCATGTTAACTTTAACCAGCTATGCTCCAGCTAAGAGGTCTGGTGCACTGGTCACCCAACCTAACAAACTCACACTTTCTCCTCCAGCCTGCGCTGCTGTTCCTCGTAGCTCTTCTTCATCCTCTCCAGCTCTTCTTTAATCTGATCCTGGTTTCCAAGAATCTGGCAAGGGAAAGGTCACACAGTAGACTGTTTAAGCATTACGTGTAATTAATCAGTAACAaaagtactgtatatactgtacttaAAACCTCATAATGATGCAACAGCTCACTGTTCATAAATATATGTAAGTTTCACAGACAGTACAGTGCTCTGCATGATAGAATGAGAAACTGTGAGGAACTGTGTTCAGCACAGTGGTGGTGTtaaacccgggggggggggggggggggggggggggttaatgggGAGACTCACACTTCTCTCAACAGCTTTCCGCTCTTGTTCTGAGGCTGCCAGCTCTTCAGACTGTTAAGACAGAAGGTGAAATGGAACTGAGAAGCATATCGACACAGAGCTGATGGGTAGCTCATGCGATCAGCACTGCTATAGTACATGGGTGCTCCTCTCTAATCCCGAGTGTGCCAGCGCCGATTGTGGCTGAAGGCCGCACAAGGCCATGCACAATTGGCACAAGCGTCACCAAGGGAGGCCTTCAGTTGGCTGAGATGTCATATTAGCAAATTGGAGAGACAAAATGgttaaaagcttaaaaaaagacatgtatCTACACATGCTGTGAATGGAGGCTAAacatacacaaattaaaatgtatcacTGTCTCATCCTTAAATGGATACCACAGTTCTCGATCTCAAACTCCCGGTGTTAAGAATTTGACCCTCGTCTTATATAAACTGCCCATTTCACCACTTGTGGCATGATGCCAGTGAGGAAGCTCTGTACTCACCCTCGCCCTGTGTTGGGACATCCTGCTGACGAGAGCCCGTACCCTCTCCAGCTCGTGGGCAGTCTCTCCGTACACAGCCTGGGAGCGGGCCTGGTTCTCCTGCTGCCTGAGGAGAGAGTCCTGCGCGTTCGCCAGGCTCAGCAACTCTGCACTCAGCTCCTCGTTCCTGCAGACCTCCTTCTCGTGAGACTCACTCAGAACCAAGTAGTTGCTCTTCAGAGTGATGTACTCATCCACCAGCTCTTTGTAACTCTTATCAGCCACCTGCAGACGCCCCCTAGTGTGCTGGATGTCTCTGTGCAGCCTGTCCCGCTCCATCTCCATTTCCATGAGTTGATTCTCCTGAAACAAAATCTGGGGTGTAGAGAGAGGACAGCAGAACATActtcaaaaaaaactaaactaatgTACAATTCATCCATCTGAATAATCCACAGtatataatttcattaaaatgtataagaatCCATCATGTGCATCTCAATTTCTGATTTGTCCCTTTCATTTGAGTGATATTTGTACCATAGGCTTTGTGTTGCAGTGACCTTGTTTTTCAGCTCAAATGTTTCTGCTTCATATTGCTCCCTCATCTTATTAGTGTGTATCTGGACATCAATTAGATCCTTTGCCATCTAAAATAGAACAGAGAACAAATTAAGCCCAAACCCATCCATGAGCATGTAGCAATCAAATGGTTTTCTTTAGCAAAATATCCTTCTGTACACCTCTACATTTATCACACCTTCAGTTTCTCCTCTTCGCAGTTGACCAGTTTGGAAGAGAGGTCGGTCTTTGATCCGGCCAGCTGACCCAGTTTAGACTGCAGGCTACCCAGTCTGTTGAAGAGACGCTCGTTCTTGTCCCGCAGCTGTACCTTCAGAAGTAATTTGATGATGTACACCGGATCTGGGGTTTATTACATCCACTCTAATATTTCCTATTTATTCAAATCTACTGACAATTATCTGTGTAATCCACACTCCAGATTAATTAACCGTTGTATCTTATATTCATG
Protein-coding sequences here:
- the ccdc78 gene encoding coiled-coil domain-containing protein 78 isoform X2, producing the protein MNNTRFNYPHEMESREDGFVNELEDRVRFLTDENVQLRDKNERLFNRLGSLQSKLGQLAGSKTDLSSKLVNCEEEKLKMAKDLIDVQIHTNKMREQYEAETFELKNKILFQENQLMEMEMERDRLHRDIQHTRGRLQVADKSYKELVDEYITLKSNYLVLSESHEKEVCRNEELSAELLSLANAQDSLLRQQENQARSQAVYGETAHELERVRALVSRMSQHRARSEELAASEQERKAVERSILGNQDQIKEELERMKKSYEEQQRRLEEKVVAMGKEQQENKRAIRSTQHKLAEQSAALLSSKSQLKEVEVENSRLQMQVKELNEEYRARLVRYLTDLAEYVDGLSDGQGAQRPPERAQMKNFVDSMLQDVRASYRSREEQLSSAARAYKKRLQKLVKTHEALLIAYRMQREQILALGERGLDPGPPEAHFGLTDSELQVEQSRELQRLREDKARLESQLRDALEQKNVRSHPVQSVSFQESRNSGKITEDGWSDIRKQLREFTHSTQEEQERERAQLITRATVAEEQALELQDYVDKHLGRYKQEVTRLRRLLRTEAGRAHSAQTPEPRALRRSKKTPSYEI
- the ccdc78 gene encoding coiled-coil domain-containing protein 78 isoform X1 yields the protein MNNTRFNYPHEMESREDGFVNELEDRVRFLTDENVQLRDKNERLFNRLGSLQSKLGQLAGSKTDLSSKLVNCEEEKLKMAKDLIDVQIHTNKMREQYEAETFELKNKILFQENQLMEMEMERDRLHRDIQHTRGRLQVADKSYKELVDEYITLKSNYLVLSESHEKEVCRNEELSAELLSLANAQDSLLRQQENQARSQAVYGETAHELERVRALVSRMSQHRARSEELAASEQERKAVERSILGNQDQIKEELERMKKSYEEQQRRLEEKVVAMGKEQQENKRAIRSTQHKLAEQSAALLSSKSQLKEVEVENSRLQMQVKELNEEYRARLVRYLTDLAEYVDGLSDGQGAQRPPERAQMKNFVDSMLQDVRASYRSREEQLSSAARAYKKRLQKLVKTHEALLIAYRMQREQILALGERGLDPGPPEAHFGLTDSELQVEQSRELQRLREDKARLESQLRDALEQVQHSTEERPLMHQKNVRSHPVQSVSFQESRNSGKITEDGWSDIRKQLREFTHSTQEEQERERAQLITRATVAEEQALELQDYVDKHLGRYKQEVTRLRRLLRTEAGRAHSAQTPEPRALRRSKKTPSYEI